The following coding sequences are from one Salvia hispanica cultivar TCC Black 2014 chromosome 3, UniMelb_Shisp_WGS_1.0, whole genome shotgun sequence window:
- the LOC125210931 gene encoding enoyl-[acyl-carrier-protein] reductase [NADH] 1, chloroplastic-like has product MAAAATRITQLVVAKPCISASHQSSRSSIACFGNETKGASWTKLRSSTFLSATQTFYKNCHSNASKSERHAVKAMAAGGDKQTLPGLPIDLRGKRAFIAGIADDNGYGWAIAKSLAAAGAEILVGTWVPALNIFETSLRRGKFDESRLLPDGSLMEITKVYPLDAVFDSPEDVPEDIKTNKRYAGSSNWTVKEVAESVKQDFGSIDILVHSLANGPEVTKPLLETSRNGYLAAISASSYSFVSLLKHFLPIINPGGATISLTYIASERIIPGYGGGMSSAKAALESDTQVLAFEAGRKHGVRVNTISAGPLGSRAAKAIGFIDMMINYSLENAPLQKELTADEVGNTAAFLSSPLASAITGAVVYVDNGLNAMGVGVDSPVFRDLDIPRAPKH; this is encoded by the exons ATGGCTGCGGCAGCAACTCGTATCACGCAACTTGTGGTTGCAAAACCCTGCATTTCTGCTTCCCACCAGAGTTCTAGATCGAGCATAGCATGCTTTGGCAATGAAACCAAAGGAGCGTCTTGGACAAAGCTTAGGAGTTCAACGTTTTTATCTGCCACACAGACCTTCTATAAGAACTGCCACAGCAATGCTTCGAAGTCCGAAAGGCATGCTGTAAAAGCAATGGCTGCTGGAGGTGATAAACAAACTTTGCCGGGATTGCCCATTGATCTGAGAG GTAAGAGGGCATTTATTGCCGGTATAGCTGATGATAATGGGTATGGATGGGCGATTGCAAAATCTCTTGCTGCTGCAGGTGCTGAAATTCTTGTTGGGACATGGGTTCCA GCCCTAAATATCTTTGAGACCAGTCTACGACGAGGAAAGTTTGATGAGTCACGCTT gcTGCCGGATGGTTCTTTGATGGAAATTACTAAAGTCTACCCATTGGATGCAGTTTTTGACTCTCCTGAGGATGTTCCAGAAGAC atcaaaacaaataagcGCTACGCTGGCTCTTCTAATTGGACTGTGAAG GAAGTTGCTGAATCAGTGAAACAGGATTTTGGGTCCATTGATATTCTTGTGCATTCACTTGCCAACGGCCCGGAG GTTACTAAGCCTCTTCTTGAAACATCAAGAAACGGTTATCTTGCAGCCATATCTGCATCGAGCTATTCCTTTGTTTCCCTTCTCAAACATTTTCTGCCCATCATCAATCCAG GTGGTGCCACGATTTCTTTGACTTACATTGCATCCGAGAGGATAATACCAGG ATATGGTGGTGGCATGAGCTCTGCAAAGGCTGCTCTTGAGAGTGACACACAA GTACTTGCTTTTGAAGCTGGGCGAAAACACGGCGTGAGAGTCAACACCATATCCGCAG GCCCGTTAGGAAGCAGGGCTGCAAAAGCCATCGGCTTTATTGACATGATGATCAACTACTCATTAGAGAACGCGCCCTTGCAGAAGGAGCTTACTGCCG ATGAGGTGGGAAACACTGCTGCTTTTCTGTCTTCTCCTCTGGCATCGGCCATCACTGGAGCTGTTGTCTATGTCGACAATGGACTTAACGCGATGGGAGTTGGAGTCGACAGCCCCGTCTTCCGGGATCTTGATATTCCAAGAGCCCCAAAGCATTGA